The DNA region GGATTATAACCTAGTTGACCATGACCACATAGTGATCCAATTTTCATACTTTTACCTATTCTTTCCAATAAATGTAGATCGTTTGGTTCACTCTTAGATTTACATAAACGGTCTAATACATCATACATATGAGTATTACCAAGCCTGCAAGGGAAACATTTTCCACAAGACTCGAACTGATTGAAAGCAACTAAGTTTCTAATCAAATCAACTACTGAAACTGATTCATTGCATACAATTATCCCACCTGAGCCTAGTATAGCACCAGATTTAGCCATTTCATCGAAATCAATTTTTGTTGAAAATGCATCTTTCCCTAATACTCCACCTAGAGGTCCACCTGTTTGAAGCATTTTAATTTCTGATTCTGAGTTGGAACCTCCTCCAATATCATGGAGAACATCATTTATAGTCATACCCATAGGAATTTCATACATACCAGGTCTATTAATATGACCTGATAAACAAACAATAGCTGTACCTGTAGATTTTTCTGTTCCAGTACTCTTGAACCAATCTGATCCATTTTTTATTATTTGAGGGACATAAGAAATAGTTTTTACATTATTAATGTTGGTTGGTTTCTTCCATAATCCTGAAGCAGCTGGGAAAGGAGGCTTAAATCTCGGTGTTGATCTTTTACCTTCAATTGCCTCCATAAGAGCAGTTTCTTCACCTGCCACATATGAATCTCCAGTTAGTGAAACTTCCATATCAAATGAAAAATCTGAACCAAGTATATTTTCTCCTAAAATACCTTGTTGGTAGGCTTCTTTTATTGCTCTTTCAATAGCATTAATTGGAATTTCATGACCTTGTCTAATAAAAACATAAGATTTATTTGAGTTTGTAGCATAACCATTTAAAATTAGACCTTCAACTAATGTGTGGGGATCTGTTTCTAGTATTCCTTTATCATTATAAGCTCCCGGGTCTCCTTCTTCACAATTACAAAGTACATATTTGGTAGAAGCTTTATTTGGAGCTAAAAAACTCCATTTAACACCTGTTGGAAACGCTGCACCACCTCTACCTCTTAGTCCTGAATTTTTGACTTCTTCGACAACATTCTCAGGGGACATTTCAAAAAGTGCTTTATCTAAAGCAGCGTAACCATCTTGGTTGATGTACTGAAATATATCTCCTGGAGTAATTTCCCCAAAATTTCTAGTAGCAATTCTGAGTTGATTTGAGAATTGTGGCAAATCATTTATACTTGGAATATCTATATCTAAACTTGAGTTAGAATCATAGGCAAAAGCATTTTGTTTAAAAATGTTTTTACTCTTTAGGTAATGATTATAAATACTATTAGCGATATCAAGATCAACATTAGCATAAAAAATTTTTACATTTGAAGGTAGATGGACTACAATCATTGGCTCTAAATACATAAGACCCATAGAACCAACTTCAAGTATATTTATTTTATCGGAGGACTTTGAAGATAGAGATTGAAAAATTTCATCTGCACCTACTGCTTGCCCACTTGTTCCGGTTTGAACCTTAATAACTACTTTTTTGTCGTAGATATCGCTTACATATTTTGAAGATAAATCTTTTAAATTTTGATATTTTTCAGACATTATTCCTTCTTTAGTGAATCAATTAAATTTTCAACTTTTTTATCATCCAGTTTTCCAAACATTTTATGATCAACAGCAAAAACCGGGCTCTGAGCACAAGCTCCAAGACATGTAGAGTACCTGAGTGTAACTTTATTGTCAGAGCTTTCTCCTTCTCCTTCAATTCCAAGTATGTTATGAGCCTTAGTAATTAGTTTTTGAGCTCCATTAATGTGGCAGCTAGGTCCCCAACAAACATCTAGAGTTTTTTCACCGGGTGGAGTAAACCTAAAATTTGTATAGAATGAAGCTACACTCCATACATCATTGATAGTTACTTTACAAAAGTTAGCAATTTCTTCTATTGCTTCATCAGGTATATAGTGCAAGGAGTCTTGCACAGCTAACAAAGAAGACAAAACTGTAACTGTAGTTCTCTTTTGGTTGGAAATAGATTCATTGATTATAGATCTAAGTGAATCTGAATCCAAAATTTTATTTGACAAATCTACTCCTGAAATAGTTCCAATTTAATTTTA from Dehalococcoidia bacterium includes:
- a CDS encoding SLBB domain-containing protein, which codes for MSEKYQNLKDLSSKYVSDIYDKKVVIKVQTGTSGQAVGADEIFQSLSSKSSDKINILEVGSMGLMYLEPMIVVHLPSNVKIFYANVDLDIANSIYNHYLKSKNIFKQNAFAYDSNSSLDIDIPSINDLPQFSNQLRIATRNFGEITPGDIFQYINQDGYAALDKALFEMSPENVVEEVKNSGLRGRGGAAFPTGVKWSFLAPNKASTKYVLCNCEEGDPGAYNDKGILETDPHTLVEGLILNGYATNSNKSYVFIRQGHEIPINAIERAIKEAYQQGILGENILGSDFSFDMEVSLTGDSYVAGEETALMEAIEGKRSTPRFKPPFPAASGLWKKPTNINNVKTISYVPQIIKNGSDWFKSTGTEKSTGTAIVCLSGHINRPGMYEIPMGMTINDVLHDIGGGSNSESEIKMLQTGGPLGGVLGKDAFSTKIDFDEMAKSGAILGSGGIIVCNESVSVVDLIRNLVAFNQFESCGKCFPCRLGNTHMYDVLDRLCKSKSEPNDLHLLERIGKSMKIGSLCGHGQLGYNPISSSLKYFEKEISDSIANKTEPLEKMLIPTRTRPNNSE
- a CDS encoding NAD(P)H-dependent oxidoreductase subunit E, yielding MSNKILDSDSLRSIINESISNQKRTTVTVLSSLLAVQDSLHYIPDEAIEEIANFCKVTINDVWSVASFYTNFRFTPPGEKTLDVCWGPSCHINGAQKLITKAHNILGIEGEGESSDNKVTLRYSTCLGACAQSPVFAVDHKMFGKLDDKKVENLIDSLKKE